A region of Rhinoraja longicauda isolate Sanriku21f chromosome 1, sRhiLon1.1, whole genome shotgun sequence DNA encodes the following proteins:
- the slbp gene encoding histone RNA hairpin-binding protein has translation MSHRSPLVEGSERLRKKLPPCRWSVGRKRGADGKLRRADDVDSCLFDDELKDSTPSAPSWPDDRISSFTTPDSDGPVPRCAADWGTAIEEEETRQTVYRDLKRYKRRLLINEFNDHEKDYSSESSSDSRESLAPSELEIDEVVLMRRQKQINYGKNTIAYDRFIQEVPKHLRKPGLHPRTPNKFKKFSRRSWDQQIRLWRIALHAWDPPVEEGSDLQAVTEFDFDMETDSVNCSNGGRTSFQDERGCTPSNTRAPSPQVSDSTSMAREFGSHSGKEFDLQACLAETSETNSWLN, from the exons ATGTCGCACCGTAGCCCGCTCGTCGAAGGCAGCGAACGTCTCAG GAAAAAGCTGCCACCGTGCCGTTGGTCTGTTGGGAGGAAGCGCGGTGCAGATGGCAAACTTCGCAGGGCGGACGATGTGGATTCCTGTCTGTTTGATGATGAGCTCAAGGATTCCACTCCGAGCGCTCCTAGTTGGCCGGATGATAGAATCTCCAG TTTCACAACACCAGACAGTGATGGACCAGTCCCCCGATGTGCTGCAGATTGGGGAACAGCAATCGAAGAAGAGGAGACGAGGCAGACTGTTTATCGGGATTTGAAGAG ATATAAACGGCGACTCTTGATAAATGAATTTAATGACCATGAGAAAGATTATTCGTCTGAAAG TTCCAGTGATTCCAGAGAATCATTGGCACCTTCTGAACTTGAAATTGATGAAGTGGTATTGATGAGAAGACAAAAGCAAATCAACTATGGGAAAAACACCATTGCATATGATCGATTCATTCAAGAAGTTCCTAA ACATCTTCGGAAGCCAGGTCTTCACCCCAGGACTCCAAACAAGTTCAAGAAGTTCAGTCGCAGATCCTGGGATCAGCAAATTAGGTTATGGCGAATTGCACTTCATGCTTGGGATCCGCCTGTGGAAGAAGGCAGTGATTTACAAGCAGT CACAGAGTTTGATTTTGATATGGAAACTGACTCTGTAAACTGCTCAAATGGAGGTCGGACAAGTTTTCAGGATGAGAGAGGATGCACGCCCAGCAACACACGAGCACCATCTCCTCAG GTATCTGACTCGACTTCAATGGCCCGAGAATTTGGGTCTCATTCGGGCAAAGAATTTGATTTACAAGCTTGTTTGGCTGAAACCAGTGAAACTAATTCTTGGTTAAATTAA